A section of the Meles meles chromosome 8, mMelMel3.1 paternal haplotype, whole genome shotgun sequence genome encodes:
- the LOC123949012 gene encoding olfactory receptor 8B3-like — MAPENASFVTEFILAGLTDRPDLQLPLFCLFLVIYVVTVLGNLGLIILIGLNSRLHTPMYFFLFNLSFIDLCYSSVFTPKMLINFTSKKNIISYRGCMTQLYFFGFFAISECYVLTSMAYDRFVAICNPLLYNVAMSPKVCSILLLGSYLMAFSGATAHTGCMLRLTFCDANTINHYLCDIHPLLQLSCTSTYVNELEVFIVVGINIIVPSVTIFVSYGFILSSILRMSSTESRSKAFSTCSSHIIAVSLFFGSCAFMYLKPSSAGSMDEGKISSIFYTNTVPLMNPFIYSLRNKDVKLALRKILSTRQF, encoded by the coding sequence ATGGCTCCTGAAAATGCTTCCTTTGTGACTGAATTCATTCTGGCAGGGCTCACAGATCGTCCAGATCTCCAGCTCCCCCTCTTCTGTCTGTTTCTAGTCATATACGTGGTCACTGTATTGGGGAATTTGGGCTTGATAATTCTAATAGGGCTCAATTCTCGCctgcacacccccatgtactttttcctcttcaatttgtCCTTCATAGACCTCTGTTATTCTTCTGTGTTTACACCTAAAATGCTGATTAACTTCACATCCAAAAAGAATATTATCTCCTACAGGGGATGCATGACCCAGctttacttttttggtttttttgctatTTCTGAATGTTATGTGCTGACATCAATGGCCTATGATCGCTTtgtggccatctgtaacccaCTCTTATATAATGTTGCCATGTCTCCTAAAGTATGTTCCATCCTTCTGCTTGGTTCATATTTGATGGCATTTTCGGGTGCCACAGCACACACAGGATGCATGCTGAGACTGACCTTCTGTGATGCAAACACCATCAACCATTATTTGTGTGACATTCACCCTCTGCTCCAGCTGTCTTGCACCAGCACCTATGTGAATGAGCTAGAGGTTTTCATTGTGGTGGGCATCAATATCATTGTGCCCAGTGTCACCAtctttgtctcttatggtttcatcCTGTCCAGCATCCTGCGTATGAGCTCCACTGAGAGCAGGTCCAAAGCCTTCAGCACGTGCAGCTCCCACATAattgctgtttctctcttctttggcTCCTGTGCTTTTATGTATCTTAAACCATCTTCTGCTGGGTCTATGGATGAGGGGAAAATCTCTTCTATCTTTTACACTAACACAGTCCCCTTGATGAACCCCTTCATTTACAGCTTGAGAAACAAAGATGTTAAACTTGCCCTTAGGAAAATTCTGAGTACGAGACAGTTTTAA